In the genome of Mucisphaera calidilacus, one region contains:
- the fliG gene encoding flagellar motor switch protein FliG: protein MPAPAPQIEPLTEMDGLRKAAILLLALDEEASAIMLSQLSPKGVEEVTRELASIGDIPADVRDGVLREFYDIAVANTWAREGGLDYARKLLQKSLSPEDANRIIQQISQQVRKTPFAFLQKAESTNLLTFIQDEHPQTIALIVSHLHFSKASEILAGLPTAKQIEVVKRVANMEQTNPEVIHEVERGLEARLANLLNQSFAKIGGVDTVAEMLNLVDRTTEKGIMEGLEAEDPDLVEEIRRLMFVFEDILHVDDKGIQSVLKEVDNDELALSLRTASDDLKDKIFGNMSARAAALIKEDMEYMGPVRITDVEAAQQRIVDIVRRLEDAGEIIISGRGGDKDLIV, encoded by the coding sequence ATGCCCGCACCGGCCCCACAGATCGAACCGCTCACGGAAATGGACGGCCTCCGCAAGGCCGCCATCCTCCTGCTCGCGCTCGACGAAGAGGCCTCCGCCATCATGCTCTCCCAGCTCTCGCCCAAGGGCGTCGAGGAGGTCACCCGGGAACTCGCGTCGATCGGCGACATCCCCGCCGACGTCCGCGACGGCGTCCTGCGCGAGTTTTACGACATCGCCGTCGCCAACACCTGGGCACGCGAGGGCGGACTCGACTACGCACGCAAACTCCTCCAGAAATCGCTCAGCCCCGAAGACGCCAACCGCATCATCCAGCAGATCAGCCAGCAGGTCCGCAAGACGCCCTTCGCCTTCCTCCAGAAGGCCGAGTCCACCAACCTCCTGACCTTCATCCAGGACGAGCACCCCCAGACCATCGCCCTGATCGTCAGCCACCTCCACTTCAGCAAGGCCTCCGAGATCCTCGCCGGTCTCCCCACCGCCAAGCAGATCGAGGTCGTCAAGCGCGTCGCCAACATGGAACAGACCAACCCCGAGGTCATCCACGAGGTCGAACGCGGGCTCGAGGCACGACTCGCCAATCTCCTGAACCAGTCCTTCGCCAAGATCGGCGGCGTCGACACCGTCGCCGAGATGCTCAACCTCGTCGACCGCACCACCGAGAAGGGCATCATGGAAGGCCTCGAGGCCGAAGATCCCGATCTCGTCGAAGAGATCCGCCGGCTCATGTTCGTCTTCGAGGACATCCTCCACGTCGACGACAAGGGCATCCAGTCCGTGCTCAAGGAGGTCGACAACGACGAACTCGCCCTCTCCCTACGCACCGCCTCCGACGACCTCAAGGACAAGATCTTCGGCAACATGTCCGCCCGCGCCGCCGCCCTCATCAAGGAAGACATGGAGTACATGGGCCCCGTGCGCATCACCGACGTCGAGGCCGCCCAGCAACGCATCGTCGACATCGTCCGACGACTCGAGGACGCCGGCGAGATCATCATCTCCGGCCGCGGCGGCGACAAGGACCTCATCGTCTGA
- the fliE gene encoding flagellar hook-basal body complex protein FliE has product MSDPLGLIPNATQTGTDAARAGGAQRTEATTAFRDVLMQEIEQVNRLQKDAEQAIEDLVAGRRDDVDAVAIAKNQADIAFQLLLQVRNKMADAYEEVKQIRV; this is encoded by the coding sequence ATGAGCGATCCGCTCGGACTCATCCCCAACGCAACGCAGACCGGCACGGACGCCGCACGCGCCGGCGGAGCCCAGCGCACCGAGGCCACCACCGCCTTCCGCGACGTTCTCATGCAGGAGATCGAGCAGGTCAACCGCCTGCAGAAGGACGCCGAACAGGCCATCGAGGACCTGGTCGCCGGCCGACGCGACGACGTCGACGCCGTCGCCATCGCCAAGAACCAGGCCGATATCGCCTTCCAACTGCTGCTGCAGGTCCGCAACAAGATGGCCGACGCCTACGAGGAGGTGAAGCAGATCCGCGTCTGA
- the flgC gene encoding flagellar basal body rod protein FlgC, whose protein sequence is MFGSLNTSASALVAQRTRLEVIAANIANQNSIYNAKGEYDPYRRRIAVFAPGDPDSGTDQGVHVREIMIDQSPFARRLDEDHPLADKDGYVYYPNISGPMEQINALEASRAYEANITAAEATKAMLRNTLRLLA, encoded by the coding sequence ATGTTTGGATCCCTCAATACCTCGGCATCGGCCCTCGTCGCGCAGCGAACGCGACTCGAGGTCATCGCCGCCAACATCGCCAACCAGAACTCGATCTACAACGCCAAGGGCGAGTACGACCCCTACCGCCGACGCATCGCCGTCTTCGCGCCGGGCGATCCGGATTCCGGGACCGACCAGGGCGTCCACGTCCGCGAGATCATGATCGATCAGTCGCCCTTCGCCAGGCGTCTCGACGAAGACCATCCGCTCGCCGATAAAGACGGCTACGTCTACTACCCCAACATCAGCGGCCCGATGGAACAGATCAACGCCCTCGAGGCCAGCCGCGCCTACGAAGCCAACATCACCGCCGCTGAAGCCACCAAGGCCATGCTCCGCAACACCCTCAGGCTGCTTGCCTGA
- a CDS encoding flagellar basal body rod protein FlgB codes for MIQGVFDHGAMPALERMLTFTSARQKALSHNIANLSTPNFRPVDLDPELFQHQLGDAIDRRRQSRRPVDGDLQLRNTRQVQESDGTLAFTPQKGGEGILYHDRNNRDLERTMQSLAENTLVHNTAIDLLRSEFELLRSAIRERP; via the coding sequence ATGATCCAAGGCGTATTCGATCACGGCGCGATGCCCGCGCTCGAGCGGATGCTCACGTTCACCTCCGCACGCCAGAAGGCCCTCTCCCACAACATCGCCAACCTCTCCACGCCCAACTTCCGGCCCGTCGACCTCGACCCTGAACTGTTCCAGCACCAGCTCGGCGACGCCATCGACCGCCGACGACAGAGCCGACGCCCGGTCGACGGCGACCTCCAGCTCAGGAACACGCGGCAGGTCCAGGAATCCGACGGCACCCTCGCCTTCACACCGCAAAAAGGCGGTGAGGGCATCCTCTACCACGACCGCAACAACCGCGACCTCGAACGCACCATGCAGTCGCTCGCCGAGAACACCCTCGTCCACAACACCGCCATCGACCTGCTCCGCAGCGAGTTCGAACTCCTGCGTTCAGCGATCCGCGAAAGACCCTGA
- a CDS encoding sigma-54-dependent transcriptional regulator, producing MSSKILVVDDKQIMRDSVAATLQRAGFAVVTASDGKAALKQAGKHRPAAVITDLRMPEMDGLSLLTELRAVDPSLPVVLMTAYGTVSDAVAAMQQGAFDFVQKPFEGDQLVMVVRRAVQHRELTNENEALRTGGARTDAVPSLVGKSTEMRRLAQQIHQVANSSGTVLIAGESGTGKEVVARTIHAHSPRRDNVMLCVNCAALSSSLLESELFGHERGAFTGADQLRKGRFELADGGTLLLDEISEISPTLQAKLLRVLQEGQFERVGSSTTLSVDVRVLATTNRDLRFSVASGQFRQDLYYRLNVLPIELPPLRDRTEDIPLLAEHFLATVAMREGREPRRLEPQAVALLKEYPWPGNVRELQNICERASVLTRSGLIKPDLIQPWLQTPGPSAPTTPVPVSQGHAPTPIGHAAPPHGQELPPRVAEGPVRALEEVERAQIMYTLNYFSGNRQKTAKALGIGVRTLGLKLKKWKEQQLIAQSA from the coding sequence ATGAGCTCGAAGATCCTCGTCGTCGACGACAAGCAGATCATGCGCGACAGCGTCGCAGCAACACTGCAGCGCGCGGGCTTCGCCGTGGTCACCGCCTCCGACGGCAAGGCCGCGCTCAAGCAGGCCGGCAAGCACCGGCCCGCCGCCGTCATCACCGACCTGCGCATGCCCGAGATGGACGGGCTGTCGCTGCTCACCGAACTCCGCGCCGTTGATCCGAGCCTGCCCGTGGTCCTGATGACCGCTTACGGCACGGTCAGCGACGCCGTCGCTGCCATGCAGCAGGGGGCTTTCGACTTCGTGCAGAAGCCCTTCGAGGGCGATCAGCTGGTGATGGTCGTCCGCCGGGCCGTCCAGCACCGCGAACTCACCAACGAAAACGAGGCCCTCCGCACAGGCGGGGCACGCACCGACGCCGTGCCCTCGCTCGTCGGCAAGTCAACCGAGATGCGCCGGCTCGCCCAGCAGATCCACCAGGTCGCCAACTCGTCGGGCACCGTCCTCATCGCCGGCGAGTCCGGGACCGGCAAGGAAGTTGTCGCCCGCACGATCCACGCCCACAGCCCCCGGCGCGACAACGTCATGCTCTGCGTCAACTGCGCCGCACTCAGCAGCAGCCTGCTCGAGAGCGAGCTGTTCGGCCACGAACGCGGTGCCTTCACCGGCGCCGATCAGCTCCGCAAGGGCCGCTTCGAGCTCGCCGACGGCGGGACGCTCCTCCTCGACGAGATCAGCGAGATCAGCCCCACGCTCCAGGCCAAGCTCCTGCGCGTCCTGCAGGAAGGCCAGTTCGAGCGCGTCGGATCGAGCACGACCCTCAGCGTCGACGTCCGCGTGCTCGCGACCACCAACCGCGACCTCCGCTTCAGCGTCGCCTCCGGCCAGTTCCGCCAGGACCTCTACTACCGCCTGAACGTCCTGCCCATCGAACTGCCCCCGCTGCGCGACCGCACCGAGGACATCCCCCTGCTCGCCGAGCACTTCCTCGCCACCGTCGCCATGCGTGAGGGCCGCGAGCCCCGCAGGCTCGAGCCGCAGGCGGTCGCCCTGCTCAAGGAATACCCCTGGCCCGGCAACGTCCGCGAGTTGCAGAACATCTGCGAACGCGCCAGCGTCCTGACGCGCAGCGGACTCATCAAGCCCGACCTCATCCAGCCCTGGCTGCAGACCCCCGGACCCTCCGCGCCGACGACGCCCGTCCCCGTGAGTCAGGGCCACGCGCCGACGCCGATCGGCCACGCCGCGCCGCCCCACGGGCAGGAGCTGCCCCCACGCGTCGCCGAGGGCCCCGTCCGCGCCCTCGAAGAGGTCGAACGCGCCCAGATCATGTACACGCTCAATTACTTCAGCGGCAATCGCCAGAAGACGGCCAAGGCGTTGGGGATCGGCGTACGAACCCTCGGACTCAAGCTCAAGAAATGGAAGGAACAGCAGCTCATCGCTCAATCGGCCTAG
- a CDS encoding sensor histidine kinase, with the protein MSNQTLLDHTTNATKQADTRAEDLAEIIRAYNDVTDKVAESHARLESEVTRLRRELASTNAQLQRSRRLSALGEMAAGIAHEIRNPLGGIALYAQMALDDLKAESALDNVENAQTHLTHIADAVRSLDGIVNDVLQFSRDIQPRKDWLDVQALFEQAVSAHRPEIASAGVRVELDCAAPCDGMVHADIGLLHQAILNLVRNATEAMSRQEGERRLILKARTVGGDDRLTIRDTGPGIDRELVDRIFNPFFTTRHTGTGLGLAIVHRIVDAHGGSITVHNDNGAVFTCTIPRPNQAAQGLGAKAA; encoded by the coding sequence ATGAGTAACCAGACGCTCCTCGACCACACGACAAACGCGACGAAGCAGGCCGACACACGCGCCGAAGACCTCGCCGAGATCATCCGCGCCTACAACGACGTCACCGACAAGGTGGCCGAGAGCCACGCACGCCTCGAGTCCGAGGTGACCCGCCTGCGACGCGAACTCGCCAGCACCAACGCCCAGCTCCAGCGCAGCAGGCGACTCTCCGCGCTCGGCGAGATGGCCGCCGGCATCGCCCACGAGATCCGCAACCCGCTCGGCGGGATCGCGCTCTACGCCCAGATGGCCCTCGACGACCTCAAGGCCGAGTCGGCCCTCGACAACGTCGAGAACGCTCAGACGCACCTCACGCACATCGCCGACGCCGTCCGCTCACTCGACGGCATCGTCAACGACGTCCTGCAGTTCTCACGCGATATCCAGCCGCGCAAGGACTGGCTCGACGTCCAGGCGCTCTTCGAGCAGGCCGTCTCGGCCCACCGCCCGGAGATCGCCTCGGCCGGCGTCCGCGTCGAACTCGACTGCGCTGCGCCCTGCGACGGCATGGTTCACGCCGACATCGGGCTCCTGCACCAGGCGATCCTCAACCTCGTCCGCAACGCCACCGAGGCCATGAGCAGGCAGGAAGGCGAACGCAGGCTCATCCTCAAGGCGCGCACCGTCGGCGGCGACGACCGGCTGACCATCCGCGACACCGGCCCGGGCATCGACCGCGAGCTGGTCGACCGCATCTTCAATCCCTTCTTCACCACGCGTCACACCGGCACCGGGCTGGGGCTGGCCATCGTCCACCGCATCGTTGACGCCCACGGCGGGTCCATCACCGTCCACAACGACAACGGGGCCGTCTTTACCTGCACGATTCCGCGGCCGAATCAGGCCGCCCAGGGACTCGGAGCCAAAGCCGCATGA
- the flgN gene encoding flagellar export chaperone FlgN — protein MTGDSNDISIKDAQALLDLVAQQRDLYQTLRLLSNQQNDYITKGQTEKLLSLLTRRQTLLDELRSVAEKIRPFRESWDQVRADLSEPNRLKLRAILDETDTLMRDIMERDRSDGDRLKQAQSSAKARMSRVGTARHAVRAYQGNAGAAYAPPASNSITDSQG, from the coding sequence ATGACCGGCGACAGCAACGACATTTCCATCAAGGATGCGCAGGCGCTACTAGATCTGGTGGCGCAGCAGCGCGACCTCTACCAGACGTTGCGCCTGCTCTCGAATCAGCAGAACGACTACATCACCAAGGGGCAGACCGAGAAACTCCTGTCGCTGCTCACGCGCCGGCAGACACTCCTCGATGAACTGCGGTCCGTCGCCGAAAAAATCCGACCCTTCCGCGAATCGTGGGATCAGGTTCGCGCCGATCTCTCCGAACCCAACCGGCTCAAGCTCCGCGCCATCCTCGACGAAACCGACACGCTCATGCGCGACATCATGGAGCGTGATCGTTCCGATGGCGACCGCCTCAAGCAGGCGCAGTCCAGCGCGAAGGCACGCATGTCACGCGTCGGCACCGCTCGTCACGCCGTCCGTGCCTATCAGGGCAACGCCGGAGCCGCCTACGCGCCGCCCGCCAGTAATTCCATCACCGACAGCCAGGGGTGA
- a CDS encoding tetratricopeptide repeat protein, with product MPESDETTPETTPDETLEAEASEAGDVDEAFDEDEDFNESEPSSDAGGWGQVWQLPALLVGMGMLAMGVFLALPAEVEHDFAGALDSTRKFLIAENLEEARTTINQVLEQAHVATPEQRALLERYRGDLQYQSLRQVAAVPVDTEARQQTLRRIVAHYRESEQLGLPLDTATKRRLAMTYGDLGRETDAMATIDRMADAPAQQRLDLVRHLIERRLRDPQQRREDAMIDLIDRYRDEVRQELNPDVRRAGEIWGTATEAELLLETGDADAAVDYLLRHYQRLFAAGGDKDLAPIIVKLARGYQSKDPPEFDHAERYYRFAQQRLHPSDALNAEILMRLGQIALVDGDEESLQTAMATFNTVIREFPSEPVFADALIGKGDVDARMGAYPESLESLSRAVAWLIEHARAGDPRRDHLTDVVRTHVDYLADTGDFDRVLDYLMILLPLFGNDLPAPVLLDLAVTHEKIAGQQREFAGTLDPYARNGENGPTPEAVRMANQKAARHFADAAANYLAHARSVTILDNEAHGKSLWQAGVCYDNAQLWDEAVSVYAEYVETRQEDARRHRAMARLGKSLMASGEFQAAIDQFLILAQQQPTGFETFGVLVPLARAYVAVGDNDAALRTLQNVLEDHEAIRPDSDQYREALIELGVLYYRLGEQDPRHYVQAIQRLKAAVERYGDRLEAARLRFLLADAYRKSTAALEETDGPTTQRARVAAFAERNDRLEKAQALYNMVIVDLESRIDQVLSPDERLYLRNAYFYQADCAFGRRDFESAIALYGEAARRWEHHPAALVALVQIFNARCELGQYQEARVANDQARWQLERMPDDAFDDPTLPMSREHWEDWLRWTSELELLDTQASVGS from the coding sequence ATGCCCGAATCCGACGAAACAACCCCCGAAACCACGCCCGACGAGACCCTCGAAGCCGAGGCTTCCGAGGCCGGGGACGTCGACGAGGCGTTTGACGAGGACGAGGATTTCAACGAATCCGAGCCTTCTTCCGACGCCGGCGGCTGGGGGCAGGTCTGGCAGCTGCCCGCGCTGCTCGTGGGCATGGGCATGCTGGCGATGGGCGTCTTTCTCGCCCTGCCCGCCGAGGTGGAGCATGACTTTGCGGGTGCCCTCGATTCAACCCGCAAGTTCCTGATCGCTGAGAACCTCGAAGAGGCCAGGACCACCATCAACCAGGTCCTCGAGCAGGCCCACGTCGCCACGCCCGAGCAGCGGGCGCTGCTCGAACGCTACCGTGGCGACCTGCAGTACCAGAGCCTGCGTCAGGTCGCCGCCGTGCCCGTCGACACCGAAGCGCGTCAGCAGACCCTCCGCCGGATCGTCGCGCACTACCGCGAATCCGAACAACTCGGCCTGCCCCTCGACACCGCCACCAAACGACGGCTCGCGATGACCTATGGCGACCTCGGCCGCGAGACCGACGCCATGGCCACCATCGACCGCATGGCCGACGCACCGGCTCAGCAGCGGCTCGATCTGGTCCGGCACCTCATCGAGCGACGGCTGCGCGACCCCCAGCAGCGTCGGGAAGACGCCATGATCGACCTCATCGACCGCTACCGCGACGAGGTCCGCCAGGAATTGAATCCCGACGTCCGGCGTGCCGGGGAGATCTGGGGCACCGCGACCGAGGCCGAGTTGCTTCTCGAGACCGGCGACGCCGATGCCGCCGTCGACTACCTGCTCCGGCATTACCAGCGGCTCTTCGCCGCCGGAGGCGACAAGGACCTCGCGCCGATCATCGTCAAGCTCGCCCGCGGCTACCAGAGCAAGGACCCGCCCGAGTTCGACCACGCCGAACGCTACTACCGCTTCGCTCAGCAGCGGCTCCACCCCTCCGATGCGCTCAACGCCGAGATCCTCATGCGGCTCGGGCAGATCGCCCTCGTCGATGGCGACGAGGAATCGCTCCAGACCGCGATGGCGACCTTCAACACGGTCATCCGCGAGTTCCCCTCCGAGCCGGTCTTCGCCGACGCCCTGATCGGCAAGGGCGACGTCGACGCACGCATGGGCGCCTACCCCGAATCGCTCGAGTCGCTCAGCCGCGCCGTGGCCTGGCTCATCGAGCACGCCCGCGCCGGCGACCCGCGACGCGATCACCTGACCGACGTCGTGCGCACGCACGTCGACTACCTCGCCGACACAGGCGACTTCGACCGCGTCCTCGACTACCTCATGATCCTGCTGCCGCTCTTCGGCAACGACCTGCCCGCGCCGGTGCTGCTCGACCTCGCCGTCACCCACGAGAAGATCGCCGGCCAGCAACGCGAATTCGCCGGCACCCTCGATCCCTACGCCCGCAACGGCGAGAACGGCCCGACACCCGAGGCCGTGCGCATGGCCAACCAGAAAGCCGCACGCCACTTCGCCGACGCCGCCGCCAACTACCTCGCCCACGCCCGCAGCGTCACCATCCTCGACAACGAGGCCCACGGCAAGAGCCTCTGGCAGGCCGGCGTCTGCTACGACAACGCCCAGCTCTGGGACGAGGCCGTCTCCGTCTACGCCGAGTACGTCGAGACACGACAGGAAGACGCTCGACGGCACCGCGCCATGGCGCGACTCGGCAAGTCGCTCATGGCCTCGGGCGAGTTCCAGGCCGCCATCGACCAGTTCCTGATCCTCGCTCAGCAACAGCCCACCGGTTTCGAGACCTTTGGCGTGCTCGTCCCCCTCGCCCGCGCTTACGTCGCCGTCGGCGACAACGACGCGGCCCTCCGCACCCTCCAGAACGTCCTCGAAGACCACGAAGCGATCCGGCCCGACAGCGACCAGTACCGCGAAGCGCTCATCGAACTGGGCGTTCTCTACTACAGGCTCGGCGAACAGGACCCGCGTCATTACGTCCAGGCGATTCAACGACTCAAGGCCGCCGTCGAACGCTACGGCGACCGTCTCGAGGCCGCTCGCCTGCGCTTCCTCCTCGCCGACGCCTACCGCAAGTCGACCGCAGCCCTCGAAGAGACCGACGGGCCGACCACCCAGCGCGCACGCGTCGCCGCCTTCGCCGAACGCAACGACCGTCTCGAAAAAGCCCAGGCCCTCTACAACATGGTCATCGTCGACCTCGAGTCACGCATCGACCAGGTCCTCTCTCCCGACGAGCGCCTCTACCTGCGCAACGCCTACTTCTACCAGGCCGACTGCGCGTTCGGACGCAGAGACTTCGAGTCGGCTATCGCGCTTTACGGCGAAGCGGCCCGGCGATGGGAACACCACCCCGCGGCCCTCGTGGCACTCGTGCAGATCTTCAACGCCCGCTGCGAACTCGGCCAGTACCAGGAAGCACGCGTCGCCAACGATCAGGCACGCTGGCAACTCGAACGCATGCCCGACGACGCCTTCGACGACCCCACCCTCCCGATGAGCCGCGAGCACTGGGAAGACTGGCTCCGCTGGACCAGCGAACTCGAACTGCTCGACACCCAGGCCTCCGTTGGGTCGTGA
- the prfB gene encoding peptide chain release factor 2 translates to MQNDNIPGLIDDFRQRVTSIRDSLAVDSKTERLAELETLMGEPGFWDNPDKANEIVAELKTIKSLIEPVNETSEAIDEMALLWEMAAAEDDEDTREEVDTQIEPMQKRLDQLELSSLLSGKHDGKNCYLSIYAREGGTEAQDWTEMLMRMYIYYTEQQGWDVSEVGKTHGEEAGLKDVTLHVKGPMAYGYLSAERGTHRLARVSPFNSQGKRQTSFAAIDVIPEFPDTGGVEIPDNELEITPFARSSGPGGQNVNKLATAVRLIHKPTNIMVVCSAERKLEQNKKQALSILRGKLEVLEEERRQAEVDKATGGSLDMGWGTQIRSYVFYDNRVKDHRTSYEEPNPQHVLDGRLQGFIDAELRRRTKAAT, encoded by the coding sequence GTGCAGAACGACAACATCCCCGGCCTCATCGATGACTTCCGCCAGCGCGTCACCTCCATCCGTGACTCGCTCGCCGTCGACAGTAAGACCGAACGCCTCGCCGAACTCGAAACGCTGATGGGCGAACCGGGCTTCTGGGACAACCCCGACAAGGCCAACGAGATCGTCGCCGAACTCAAGACCATCAAGTCGCTCATCGAGCCGGTCAACGAGACCTCCGAAGCGATCGACGAGATGGCCCTGCTCTGGGAGATGGCCGCCGCCGAGGACGACGAGGACACCCGCGAGGAGGTCGATACCCAGATCGAGCCGATGCAGAAGCGTCTGGATCAGCTCGAGCTCTCGTCCCTGCTCTCGGGCAAGCACGACGGCAAGAACTGCTACCTGAGCATCTACGCCCGCGAGGGCGGCACCGAGGCCCAGGACTGGACCGAGATGCTCATGCGCATGTACATCTACTACACCGAGCAGCAGGGCTGGGACGTCTCGGAGGTCGGCAAGACGCATGGCGAAGAGGCGGGGCTCAAGGACGTCACCCTCCACGTCAAGGGGCCGATGGCCTACGGCTACCTCTCCGCCGAACGCGGCACCCACCGGCTGGCCCGCGTCTCGCCCTTCAACTCCCAGGGAAAGCGCCAGACCAGCTTCGCCGCGATCGACGTGATCCCCGAGTTCCCCGACACCGGAGGCGTCGAGATCCCCGACAACGAACTCGAGATCACCCCCTTCGCCCGATCCTCCGGGCCCGGCGGTCAGAACGTCAACAAGCTGGCCACCGCCGTCCGCCTGATCCACAAACCGACCAACATCATGGTTGTCTGCTCGGCCGAGCGCAAGCTCGAACAGAACAAGAAGCAGGCCCTCTCCATCCTCCGCGGCAAGCTCGAGGTCCTGGAGGAGGAAAGACGGCAGGCCGAGGTCGACAAGGCCACCGGCGGGTCGCTGGACATGGGCTGGGGCACGCAGATCCGCTCCTACGTCTTCTACGACAACCGCGTCAAGGACCACCGCACCAGCTACGAGGAACCGAACCCCCAGCACGTCCTCGACGGCCGGCTCCAGGGCTTCATCGACGCCGAACTCCGCCGACGCACCAAGGCCGCGACCTGA
- a CDS encoding amino acid aminotransferase has protein sequence MFENVQPAPPDPILGLTEAFKADTNPDKINLGVGVYKDANGTTPVLESVKAAEKTLLETEKTKAYLPIDGSPAYSDAIKALLFPASSPVVAEGRAVTLHAPSGTGALRVAGEYLASNHPESRIWMSTPTWPNHAPIFTAAGVAQEAYPYYDAQGQKLDIDAMLAALDGVKAGDVVLLHGCCHNPSGVDPTPEQWVAIADKLAEKKAVALLDFAYQGFGSGIDEDSVGLHTLAEKLPELIVCTSYSKNFSLYNERIGALTFVAPSADAAKAVLSQVKTVIRRMYSNPPAHGAGIVTTILNDASLRARWEVELAAMRERIQSMRSKLATGLDQRSVQLSATGNGFLTTQRGMFSFSGLNKDHVQKLRAEYAIYIVGSGRINVAGITDNNVDRLCDAIAAVTKN, from the coding sequence ATGTTCGAGAACGTCCAGCCCGCGCCCCCGGACCCGATCCTCGGCCTCACCGAGGCTTTCAAGGCCGACACGAACCCGGACAAGATCAACCTTGGCGTCGGCGTCTATAAGGATGCCAACGGCACCACGCCGGTCCTGGAATCGGTCAAGGCGGCCGAAAAAACCCTCCTGGAGACCGAGAAGACCAAGGCCTACCTGCCGATCGACGGCAGCCCGGCCTACAGCGACGCCATCAAGGCGCTGCTCTTCCCGGCTTCCAGCCCCGTGGTCGCCGAGGGCCGTGCCGTGACGCTCCACGCCCCGTCGGGCACCGGCGCCCTGCGCGTCGCCGGCGAGTACCTCGCCAGCAACCACCCCGAGAGCCGGATCTGGATGAGCACGCCGACCTGGCCCAACCACGCGCCGATCTTCACCGCCGCGGGGGTCGCCCAGGAGGCCTACCCCTACTACGACGCCCAGGGCCAGAAACTCGACATCGACGCCATGCTCGCCGCTCTCGATGGCGTCAAGGCGGGCGACGTCGTTCTGCTCCACGGCTGCTGCCACAACCCCTCGGGTGTCGACCCCACCCCCGAGCAGTGGGTCGCGATCGCCGACAAGCTCGCCGAGAAGAAGGCGGTCGCCCTGCTCGACTTCGCCTATCAGGGATTCGGCTCCGGCATCGACGAGGACTCGGTCGGCCTGCACACCCTCGCCGAGAAACTCCCCGAGTTGATCGTCTGCACGAGCTACTCCAAGAACTTCAGCCTCTACAACGAGCGCATCGGTGCTCTGACCTTCGTTGCGCCCTCGGCCGACGCCGCCAAAGCCGTGCTCTCACAGGTCAAGACCGTCATCCGCCGGATGTACTCCAACCCGCCCGCCCACGGCGCCGGCATCGTGACCACGATCCTCAACGACGCCTCGCTCCGCGCCCGGTGGGAGGTTGAGCTCGCCGCGATGCGCGAGCGCATCCAGTCGATGCGCAGCAAGCTCGCGACCGGTCTCGACCAGCGCTCCGTGCAGCTCTCGGCCACCGGCAACGGCTTCCTCACGACCCAGCGGGGCATGTTCTCCTTCTCCGGGCTGAACAAGGACCATGTCCAGAAGCTCCGCGCGGAGTACGCTATCTACATCGTCGGCAGCGGACGCATCAACGTCGCCGGCATCACCGACAACAACGTGGACCGCCTCTGCGATGCCATTGCCGCGGTCACCAAGAACTAA